Genomic window (Spiroplasma sabaudiense Ar-1343):
TCAAATTTCTATCTTTTAAAATCAGGCGATCTTGAAAATAAATTAAAGTCAATTTTTGATGGCTATAAATGTATATAAAAATTATTAAATATTAAAGAGGTAAAATTATGAATAAAAAATATAATCTTGATTTCTTAAAAATATCCGACTTCTTAAAAAGAGAAAATGCTATATTTAAAATACCAGTTTATCAAAGAAATTATTCTTGAAACAAACAAGTCAACACGCTACTTAATGATATTTATGATTCAACTTTAGATTCCGGTTTTTTCATAGGAGTTATTTTTTGTTCAGAAGGCAAGAACGAAGAAATTTTAATTGTAGATGGGCAGCAAAGGTTGGTTACAATCTCTATTATTTTGAGTACAATTTTAAAAATTTTAGATAGAAACCTTAAAGAGGAAGCAAAAAATGAAACGGAAGAAAATAAATCAAAAACAAAATTATTAATGGAAGATATTGAAGAATGCATTTTTAAAAATCAAAAAATAAAAAATAAACTTAAATTACAAACATACAAAGATAAAAATATTTTAGGTAAAGTCTTGGATAAGGATTATTCCCCTAAAAATTTAAGTAATGATGAGAAAAAACACAAACTTGTAGATAGTTCAAAAAAAATTAATGATTTTTTTAAGGACAAAGATACTTCGGATATAATAGAATTTGCTAAAAAATTATTGAAAACAAATTTAGTTTGCTTAAATTTAAGTGAATTTGAAGTAAATAGAAATGAACTTTTTGAAGCCTTCAATTCGAAGAACGAGCCTCTAAAAAATTTTGATTTAATAACAAATTTGATTTTTATGAAAATTGAAAACGAAGAACTTCAAGAAAAAATTTATCGTGAAGAATGGGAAAATCAATTTCAAGATGAAAATGGTGAAGTTTCAGAAAAATTTCTTAGAGATTTTATATCTATGAAAACGCTTAATAAGGCGGTGGACAAAGGTTATGATATTTATGAGCGTTTTAAAAATATGATCTCAAAGTTTGAAGCGAAGAACAATGAAAAGTTGATAGATGAAATAAAAAAATTAATTAGAGAAATGAAGAAATTTTATGAGATTTACAATTTTATAAAGACTGACTCAAGAATTAAAAAAACATATGGAAAATTAGACATTGATGAGCAAAGACTTTTTGAATATAAATTTTTAGGCGTTGATTCCGCTGACTCATTCATAATGTATCTTATCGACAGATTGATAGATAAAAAACTAATTCCAGGACATTTCGATTTGTTAATCAAACACATTACAAATTATCTCTATAAGAAAAAAATTATGGGTCCTACTGCTCAAAATAGAATTTTGTTTATTGAAATTCTTAAAAAATGCAAAGAAGAAGAAAACAATGAAAAAAATAATAGAAACTGAATTTTTGACATATTTACTTCGACTATAAAAAATCACACAGATAAAGGAGATAATTTTAGAAATAATACTAATAAAGAATTTATGGACAGCGTAAAAATCGGTTTTAAGAAACATGAAGATTCCAAACTTTTTTTTGTTTTACTAAATGATAATTTAAAAACAGGCTTCAAACCTAAAACTATAGACGAATTTAAAAATATTACAGTAGAACACATAGTTCCTCAAGCATTTAAAAAAATCCCCGAATGAACCGAATTAATGGCATCAGAAAAAGACACTTTTAATTTAAATAAAATTTCCAATTTAACAATACTTAGTGAGCCCGAAAACTCTAAAACGGGTAGTAAAATTTTTGATAAAAAAATGAAAATAATCCCCACGTCTATCTTTAAAATAAATTTAGAAATGGCTAGTTATAAAAATATTAGTGATCTTGATGAAAAATGATTTAAATATTTAAAAGAAAGATATAGCAAAACTATTTCGGAAATAACATAATATATTTTTAAAATTTTGAAATATTTTTTCCTAATATAAATAAAATATTTTTTTTGATAGAAATTGAGCTTATTGAGCAGTTGCGAAAAATGCGTTTTCGTAATAAATTTATTAATAAAAAGCGATTCGCTCTAAATTTCTAGAAATTATATTTAAAATATTTTTTGACAATCATCAATAAATAAATCACTACAAAAATAATTTACAACCATCCCAACCCCAAACTAAAATCCAAAAACCCAGTTGACCAATCAACTGGGTTTTTGTTATTTAATATTTTTAGCGTTATTTTTAATAAGTTCTTGGTATCAATAAAATGATTTTTTAAAATAGCGTTTCATGTCTTTTAAATTATGTTCATCACGATCCACATAAATAAATCCATAGCGTTTTTGAAAACCTTGATGTGAGGAAACTAAATCAATCGCTGTTCAAGGATTATATGAAATAACTACAACTCCTTCACTAATAGCTTTACGCATTTGGAGAATGTGTTCGTGATAGTATTTTATGCGATAGTCATCTTCAACTGTATTGTGCTCATTTAATTGTTCACGAGTACTTACACCATTTTCTGTAATCATTAATGGTAATTGATATCTTGAGTATAATTCTCTTAAAGTAGTTTTAAAACCAATTGGATCTATTTCTCAACCATACTCATTGGCTAGTAAGTTAGGATTTTTAACACTTTCAAACATTCCTGGAACATCAAATCCAGTTTGTTGATCAAAGCTTTTTTTATTTTGGTATTCAAAGTTAGGTTCAACATACTTAACAGTAAAAGTTGAGTAGTAGTTGAAAGCAATAAAGTCGGGCTTTGCATTACTTAAAATTTCGCTATCTTTTTCTCTAAAATCAATATCTATTTTAGCTTGTTGAAAGTAATTTAAAGCAAATGAGTTATATTTACCAGTAACACAAACATCAATGTATAACAAGTTTCTCATGACATTGGCATTAAAAGCTGAAATAATTTACTTTTAATTTATCATTTTTAGTCCATTGTTTAGTCTTAACTCTTTTTGATAAAATCGATAATCCAAATTAAATTTCCATTTCCAAATATTAATATTTTATGTAATAATTAAATTATAGATAAAAGAGAAAAAAATATGGAAATTAAATATAAAGAAATTTTAAAGGATATGCAAAACAGATTAGTATCAAATAATACAAGAACTAATACTTTTTTTTCAAGCAAAACAAGCTCAGTTGACTTCTTAGATTTATTTAAATATTATTTGATTGAAATACCAGTTAATGAGAACATTTCATATTCAATTGAAAATTTGTTATTAAAATTTTTGGAAATTGGTAAATTCATTGTCAGCTCTAATAAAGAACTAATTCCACTTAACATTAGAAAGACGCAGTGAACAGAGGCTCAAGATAAAACTCGTCTAAGCATTTTTAAGAGATTGAAAAACATATTGAAAGAATGTACAAATGACCGTCAACAATTTTCGATTGAATCCTTGCGAATTGGCTACCCCTTTATAAAGGGAACAATAAACTCATCCAATGAAGCAGCAAACTTTAGAGCACCATTGTTTTTTTATGATTTAAAAGCAGTCAAAGTTACAACCGATCGATTTCAATTTGATATTTCAAAAGATTTTGTAGTTAACTCTTCAATAATTTCCAATGCAGCAGTTTATAATAAAGTTAGCGATTTTAAGTTGGATTTTGAGCAAGTTGAAGTTTTAGATGATGAAAAAAATCTCTATTTAGAAAATTTTAATTTTAATGCCAATTTAAAAGATGAAGATATTATAAAGTTTATTAAGACTAATAAACTTTATAAAAGTAGTGGGATGAGTTTTAGTGAAAGGAATGAAATTTTCAAATTTTTTTCAAATCCAATAAAGATTGAACCACTAAAATTAGTTAACAAAAGAGATTTTAATCTTGAAAATAAATTTACCTTTGATGCCCTGGGAGAATGTGTTTCTAGAATTATGCCAAACGTTGCTATTGGAAGGTATAATTTAACTTCAACTGGAATTTTTGCCAATTATGAAGAATTAAAAAATTTAAGCGATGAAGAACTAGAGGATTTCTTTGCAACTTCAACGAGTTTGGGTTTGAGTCAAAAAGAAGATGAATTTCTTGAAAGTGACATCGAATTAATTTCTAAACTAGATTATTTTCAAAAGTTAGCCATTAGAAAATCACAAAAATCAGATTTAGTTATTGAAGGGCCACCGGGTACTGGAAAATCTCAAACGATTTCCAATATTATTGCCAATATTTTAAATAATAATCAATCTGCGCTATTTCTAACTGAGAAAAAGGTTGCGTCAGAAGTTGTATTTCAAAGAATTGGCCAACTTTCAAATTTGGCATTATGAATTCACAATGTTAACAAAGATAAAGACAGTATCTATCAGCAATTAAAAATTATTACAAAGGATTTGGATGAATATATAAACATTCAAAAGCAGTTTGATTTAAAAAATCATGGTGAAACTATTGATGAAATTTTTTCAAGTATTTCAGATTTTAAAAGGTTAATTAATAGTGAAATTGGTATTAAGTATTTAGAATTTAAAAAGGAATTTAAAAAAATTCTAACAACTAAAAAAGGTGATGAAAACACTTATTTAAAAAATTTTGAACAATTTCAAAAAATGGTTGCTCAACTAAAAGAATTTTCAATTTTAAGTGATATCTCAACTCTTGACAATCCCAATCTGATTAATATAGTTTTTAATTCTCTTGATGATCGCCAAAGTTTTCAAGAAAATTGTCCACTAATATCATCCAGTGATAGACTTCAAAAAGTAATAGCTAGTCAAAAAGATATTGATCAAGATTTATTTGATGTATATTTATTTAATCATCTCTACAAGTCAAAGACTAGTTTAAGAATTGGTATTTTTTCAAAACGAAAATTTAAGAAATTTTTAGAAACCCAATCAAGACAAAAATATAAACTAGAGCTATTATTTTTTAAGGAGAATATTGATTTTGAAAGTTTTCAATTTTTGTTTGAACGTCGCGATGAAAAATCTGTCATTCAGTTACTAAAAATTGCAGATTTGGGAATTGTTGATTTTCAAACCATTGAATTAGTAATTAAATACAATTGATCGAATAAATTTGAGAGCGATAATTTAAAAGTGTTTAAAATAATTGAATCAGACTGATTTTCTAAAATTTCTGAGGCAAACCATAAACAAGTTGATAACACAATTAGTCGAATTTATTGACAATTAATTGACAAAATTTATTCAAAAATTGCCAACGATGAAGTATTAAATGACAAGTATGGAAAATTAAAAAATATTATTAGTAAAGAAAAGGGTCGTCACAATATTCCGCGACTATTTAAGGTTTATCAAGAAATTTTAGAAATCTTATTTCCGATCAAAATCTCTTCTCCAGACACAAGTTCAAATCGATTAATTTTTCCGTGAAAAGAAAAAGATTATGACTTTGTGATTTTTGATGAGGCTTCACAAATTTTTACTGAAAATGCTTTGCCAAGCTTATTTAGAGCTAAAAAATCGATTATTGCTGGGGACTCTAAGCAACTTCGCCCTTCAAATTACTTTGCTTCCAAACGGTTAGGTGCAGAAATTGACGAAGAAGAGTACAATGAAATTCTAGAAGATGAAAATTATGAAGTGATTGAAGAAAAACTTTCGACCCTTCAAGATGAAAGTTTGTTGGATTTTGCTTTGAGTCGATTTCCAAAAACAATGTTAAAGTTTCATTACCGTAGTAATCATAAGGAACTTATCTCGTATTCAAGTGCGGCTTTTTATGATAATGAACTTTACGTTTCAGATAAACCTAATTCTGTGGAATTACCTCTTGAACAAGTTTTGGTTGAGAACGGGATTAAATTACGAAAAGAGGGGATCAATCCAAAAGAAGCTGAGATGGTTGTTCAACTAGTTTTAAAACATATTAAAAGAGGTGAAACCTCAATCGGAGTTATTACCACAAATTCGCAGCAAATGAAATTTATTGAAGATTTAATTGAAGATGAAGCCTTACAAAACCAGAAGTTAGCATTAGCGCTAAATAATAACTCATTATTTATTAAGAATATTGAAAATGTTCAAGGTGATGAACGTGATATTATAATTTTTTCAGTTGCTTTTGCCCCCGATCAAACCGGAAAATTTATTAATGCTTTTGGGCCAATTGGTCAGGCCGGAGGACCCAATCGTTTAAATGTTGCCATTACTAGGTCTAAAATTAAAATGTATGTTGTTAAATCAATTAATTCTGCAATCATTAATAGCCAAAATCAAAATACATTAATTTTCAAAAAATATTTAGAATATGTTGAAAAATTGCAAGAGCACGAATTAGACTCGAAGCTAATTAATGCTGTTCTATCTAGTGTTAATCCAACTGTTAGAGAAAGCAGCCAAGATAGTGGATGAAGTGATTCAGAATTTGAATTAGAAGTTTTTGAGCAAGTAAATAAGTTATTATTTCATTTGCAAGATCGCTTCGAAATTCACCGCCAAGTACAGCAGGCTGGTTATAGAATCGATATGACCGTTTTTGATAAGCAAGAAAAAATTCATATTTTAGCAATTGAAGCAGACGGAGCCCAATTTCATATATCAACTCGAGAACAAAAAATGAATGACTACTACCGTCAAGAGTATTTAGAAAACCAAGGCTGAAAATTTAAACGAATTTTATCAACCCATTGATGAGATTTAGATGGAGTAAAGAGAAAGCAATTTTTAAACGAAGTGCTGGAATTTGTTAATGATTATCTTGAAGATCATTAAAAACCATTAATTAATAAAAAAACATATTCCAAAAGATAGGAATACTAAAAATCTTAAGTATACTTTTGCAATTATAAAATCATTTTTTAAAAAATTATTAAAACCGACCTTAATGGGTCGGTTTCTCTATGTCAATATATCTTGCAACATAAGCTCCTTTGTTTTTAAGCATTATACTTTCAAACATTCCTGGAACATCAAATCCAGTTTGTTGATCAAAACTTTTTTTATTTTGGTATTCAAAGTTGGGTTCAACATACTTAACAGTAAAAGTTGAGTAGTAGTTGAAAGCAATAAAGTCGGGTTTTGCATTACTTAAAATTTCACTATCTTGTTCTCTAAAATCAATATCTATTTTAGCTTGCTTAAAGTAATTTAAAGCAAATGAGTTATATTTACCAGTGACACAAACATCAGTGTACAACCAGTTTCTCATAACATTAGCATTAAAAGCTGCAATAATATCTTCGGGTTTAGAACTAGCTGGATAGGCCATAGAAACGTTAGGAGCTGGACCAATTTTACCTTTTTGTTTAACAAAGTTTTTGTGATACATTTTAATAACCAAAGCTCATAAAGCAATGCTTATTTAAAGTAAACACAATTTTAAAAATGCATTTTTTATAATGCATTTTTATATTTTGTGCAATTGTAGTATATTTAATTTCAATATCTTAATTTAAAAGTTTGCAATTTATATGTTAGAATTATTATTAATAATATTTAATATAAAAGGACTGTTTTAAAATGAAAAAAAATTTTTATGTAATTTTAACAAAAAAACACAAGGGAATATTTAAGGGTCCTTGGGAAGAACATATGTCAAAAATTAAAGATACACCATTTCCTTTTTACAGAGGTTTTATTAAAGAAGATGATGCAAAGGAGTGGCTCGAGAGAATAACATACTTGCTTGAAGTTATTGAAAAAGAAAATATTGAATTGGACTTTGATTTAGTCAACTTAATAAAAAAATGCGCAGACTTAAAAAATGATTTTTCTAACATGAAATCCACTCTCTTAAATTTAATTGAATCAAAAATAGACTCTGAACATTTCGAAACCATTTCGTTTAGCCAGGATGATTTTTGATCAAATAAAGATGATAATCAAAAAAACACTTGGGAAAATTTTAAATCACTTTTAGTAAAATGCTTTGATTTTTATTTCTATGAAAATAAGAATAGCGAAATTACGGGTCATATAACTTATTGAAAAACTATATTAGTACAACAAAAAAAACAAATTTTATTTACCTTACCTCTTGAATGAAAAGAGGTTTGGGATAAATGTTTATATAAATCAACCAATCAAAATATAATTGATTTTAATAATTTTTCGTTAAAATACTGTAGTAAATTAATAAATGAAATATGTAAAAATCAAAATCCATCCATTGAAAAAAATTTGCTAATTTTATTAATTTTATTAGATTCGATAAATTTCATGGAAATAAATTATGAAAAAAAATATTCACAAGATTTGAGATTTAAAGATTTTAAAAAGTTAAAATTGTGTATTATTAAAATACTTGAAACAAAATATGAAGTATCAATTTTATCTAAAGATTATCGAACAAGAATTAGAAATATTGAAAAAAATTTCATTTTTAAAAAAAATTTCAAATCAACCTGGTATCTAAATAAGATAGCCATCGCTATTCTTCAACCATATGATAGAATTTCTGAAGAACAATGAGTATCATTGCTTTCAGGTACATATCATCTTTTTGATAGTGTTGAATTTAAGAGTAAATTCAAAGAAAGTGCCTTTTTTGAAACAATTTGAAAAAGTTGTAATAATATTTTAAATCGATATAAAATTAGACACTCGAAGGAAAAAAATATTTTAAATTATAAAAAATTAAGCGAAAAAGATAAAAGAGAGATTTATGAATTTATTTCATGCAGTTTTCTGTATTTTTATGCTCTCCATGGATTAGATATTGATTTTTCAAACATATCCTCTATTTGCAAGGGTTAGTAAATCAATTTGATTTCCCAGAATATAAACTTTAAGTATACTTACTAAAGATATAAAATATTATTTAAAATAACTTTTAACCATACATGTGAAATATTTAATTAAATTTGAAAGAGATAATTTTTAAAAAAAGTTTATTTAAAAATAAGGAAATATAATAATTAATAAAGGTTCAAAAAAATTTAACTATATAAATTAACTTATTTTTTATTTTCATTTATTTTTCGTATATTCAAATTTCCAAAAAAACTAATTTAAATATATTTAAAGTTTAAAAGTTTAAAAAATAAACATATATTATATAAATTTTGTGGAACTAAAATTTGAGCAAATAATTTGCAATGCGCAGTCTGTAATACTACAATTAATTCACAACTCACCAATTAAAAAATCAATATTAATTCAATTTCTTATGATATTCTTTGTTTTTATTATAAAATATATCTGAGGTGTAATATGAAAAATATTAAATATGTAGCAATTCCAACAAAATATGAGTTTAAACCTCAAAGATTTTATATTGGGATTCTTTACGAAGATGCAGATAATTACTTTTTTATGAGTCGTCAAGCTTGTAAAAAACCAGAAAAAGATAGTGATTTTTATATTGCCAGACTTGATATGAGAAACCATCAAAATCATAAGTTGATTGATTTAGAAACCGAAGAAGAGGTTGGTAAAATATCAGATGCTGATATTTTAACGATTTTTTCAGTTTGTGAAGATAAGAAACTAATTCAGCTAGCTTTTGGTGATGATGACAAGGAAGAAACCAATAATGATGAATTACTAGATCGCATTACTATTCTAGAAAAAGAGCTTGATTTAATGAGGTTAAAATTAGCAACTTTAGAAAAAAAGCTCAAGTAACATTATTGGTGGGAGATAAGATGAAATCATTGATAAATACGAATAGTGAAAAAACTATCGATCTTGATAGGGAAATTGACTTAGAAAGATATGTCTTTTTAGACTTAGAAACAACAGGGTTTAGTTGTGAACGTGATGAAATTATTGAATTTGGGGCTTTAACCTTTGAAGATAATCACTTCATCGAACACAATATCTTAATAAAACCCAAATCACCAATTCCGTTAATGATTTCTAAAATTAATAATATTGATGATGAGACAGTAAAAAATGCCAAATCAATCGAAGAAGAGTTTGAAAGAATCGTTAAGATAATTTCAAATAAAGTAATAGTTGCTCATAATAAAGATTTTGATTTGCGTTTCTTAAATGCAAATGCCAAAAGATTGGGATACTCTGAATTTGACAATTTAAGTTACTGTACTCTGAAAAGAGCGAAGAAAAAACTACCACGTTTAAAATGTCATAAACTTGATTTTTTAGCTAAGCATTTTAAGATTCCATTTGATGAAACTCAATCACATCGTGCCACTTATGATGCCTGGGTTTTAAAAGAGTTGTTTTTAAAAATGGTGTTTTAAATAATTTTATTTATAAATTTAAAATCACACTAGAAATAGTATAATTATATTGAGGTACAAAATGAAAGATTTATTTGAATCAGAAATAATTGGAGAAATAGTTAAAAAATTATCTAATCAGGTAAATTTCTTTTTTGGTTTTTCTGATTTAGATAGTAAAATAAGTGAAGAAGAATTTCATTTGCTTTTATTTGCAATTAGATCGGAATTAGTTATTTTAGAAAATAACAAGTATGAGAGAAACCTAAAAGTTTACAAAAAAATTAACACTATATTTTCATACATTTTAGAGCTTAAGTTAATAGAAAAATTTTATGAAAATAATAAAGATGAATTAAATAAAATAGTGTTTGAACTCTATTTAAAATTGAGAAATTTTCCCTTTTTGATTTCAAAAAAATTAATTAAATTTATTGAAAATGATAAAAATTATTCAAAATACTTGCTGGATGAAGAATGATTAATTCCTGAGCAAAAAAAGCTTTTGAAAAAATTTTAGAGGAAGACATATGGGCACCAATATGAAGTTTTAAGTTTTTTGAATAAGGGGATAGGAATACACAAATCAGAAACCGACGATTTTACAAGAAACATAATTGAATCAGAATTTAAAAATAAAAATATAAAATATTTATTTTGTAGTTCAACGCTTCTACAAGGAGTAAATCTAAATACAAAATATTTATTTATTATTGCCCAAGCCATGCCTAACACAGTTAATAAAAATTTCCAACAATTAGATTCAAAAAATCTCTTAGGAAGAATAGGACGTATTGATACATACCCTCATGGATTTGGTTTCTATATAAACAATAAAATGAATAATCCTCTAAAAGAAGCTGCGATAAATGATGATTTTAAAGCTAACGAGACACTTAATAGGGAATTTTTTTTGAAAAACGAAAAAAAATATCATGATAAATTGAAGTTGGTAGATAATTTTATACAAAAAATAACAAATGATAATAACTTCAATTCGGAGAACACACTTTTTGATAAAAGATTGGTTAATAAAGAAGTGAATACAAATGTTATTGACTACTTCATAACGAATAAAGTGGATTCAAAATTAAATGCAAAAATAAAAGATTTAGGAGAATTACTTAATAATGCAATTCAATGATTATTTTCGAATTTTAAAAATATTGATGATTTAATTTTTAATTCGTGGTTAGAGCAGGTAAAAAAAATTTATATTCAAGATAAATTTAATTCTGAATTTTCATCACCTTATATACAAGATAAAAAATATTTTGTTATATTATTTTTGTTGTATTCAATTAATGAAATATATGAAGTCTGAAATCAAAATTATGTTAAACCTCTTTCTATAACTCTTTTTAATTATATTAGTGGTTTTTCAGTAAAAACTATGTCGATCAAAAAAGCGGACTATTTTGAATGATTCAATAATAATAATTCGGATGAAAAATATGTAATACAAGGCAATAAAATTATTAGGAGTAATAAAAAAGATAACCTGCCCTCATTTAATAAAGAAAATAATTCACATATGACAAAGGTAATCGACAGCATTACAAATGAAATATCTAATGAAATTGAATACAAATTTAAAAGCTATATCACTCATATTGCATATAAAGTTATGTCTGAAAAAGAAATTGAAGAGATTTTTAAAAAAATTCAAACCTTAACTGGAAATGAAAAATTAATTTTTTTGATTGAAAATGGAGTTTCAAAACAGTTTGCAAAAAATGTGTCCACAGATAATTTTGATGAATGTTTTTACAATGAAAAAAATGAAATTTTAAGTTTCCACGCCGTCATAAAAAATATCGTTAATAAAAAAGATAATTCTAAAGGCAAGGAATACATAAATAAATATTTAAGGGGTTTTTTAAATAATGAATAAGACACATTTTGAAAGTAATATATTAAATTATGAAGAAGTCAAAAAAGCTCTAAAAGTTTTAATAAAACACAGCTTAGAAAATAATAATTTTCTTTCTGTTCCTAAAGTTAAAAATACTAAGGAAATTGATAAATTAACATCATATATTTCTGAAATTTACTTTTTTCAGAAAATAATTTTTGAAAAAGCGATGGAAAAATTTAATAAGACAAACATAATTACTCTTCTCGATTTAATTTACGACGTTCCAAATAGAAGAGGCTTCGACTTGCTTTTTCTCGAAAAAAACACAGGTCATTTGATAATAGGGGAAGTAAAATCAACATCAATTTTAGATAAAAATGAGGCATATACAAAAACTATACAAAGAGCTAGACTTTCGTTTTTAGATAATGATAAAACATCTGTTAGGGAAGGGATTGCAAAAAAATTAAGACCTGAGACAGTAGATAAAGAAATTAAAGTGAAAAGTTTAGATAAATGCAGGTTTATTGATCACGGCTCTTTAGGTCTTGACGAGGATTCCATAAATAACTATAGAGATGCCATAAATTCTATCATACAAACCTCATATCAGGAAAATAAAAAGACCGATTTAAGTAAATATAAAAATATTACTTTATTGGTTGCTTCATGAATAAAAACGAACTCAAATTTTAATGAAGATGAAATAGACAAACTTAAAAAATATTTTTTAGATAATTTTGTTAATAAAATATATGAGAATTCACTGAGTCTAACATTTGGCGTTTCGATCACAGAATCTGAATACAAAAATTTATATAATTTTTTTTACGGAGAATATATTAAAAATAGAGAATAAAAATAGAAAATAAAGCAACAGAAATTAAAAACAACTAGTTCCCACTTGGGCAATTAGTTGTTTTTACTTTTCAATTAACTTATTATTTTACCCAAAATTATATAATTAATTTAGCGGGGGTTATCATGGCAAATTGGGATGTTTATTTTTTAAGTGAATTTGTTGGTAGTTTCTTACTGGTAGCTATTGGTAACGGAATTATGGCCAATACTTTTTTAAAAGATTCATATGGTCGCAA
Coding sequences:
- a CDS encoding AAA domain-containing protein, with translation MEIKYKEILKDMQNRLVSNNTRTNTFFSSKTSSVDFLDLFKYYLIEIPVNENISYSIENLLLKFLEIGKFIVSSNKELIPLNIRKTQWTEAQDKTRLSIFKRLKNILKECTNDRQQFSIESLRIGYPFIKGTINSSNEAANFRAPLFFYDLKAVKVTTDRFQFDISKDFVVNSSIISNAAVYNKVSDFKLDFEQVEVLDDEKNLYLENFNFNANLKDEDIIKFIKTNKLYKSSGMSFSERNEIFKFFSNPIKIEPLKLVNKRDFNLENKFTFDALGECVSRIMPNVAIGRYNLTSTGIFANYEELKNLSDEELEDFFATSTSLGLSQKEDEFLESDIELISKLDYFQKLAIRKSQKSDLVIEGPPGTGKSQTISNIIANILNNNQSALFLTEKKVASEVVFQRIGQLSNLALWIHNVNKDKDSIYQQLKIITKDLDEYINIQKQFDLKNHGETIDEIFSSISDFKRLINSEIGIKYLEFKKEFKKILTTKKGDENTYLKNFEQFQKMVAQLKEFSILSDISTLDNPNLINIVFNSLDDRQSFQENCPLISSSDRLQKVIASQKDIDQDLFDVYLFNHLYKSKTSLRIGIFSKRKFKKFLETQSRQKYKLELLFFKENIDFESFQFLFERRDEKSVIQLLKIADLGIVDFQTIELVIKYNWSNKFESDNLKVFKIIESDWFSKISEANHKQVDNTISRIYWQLIDKIYSKIANDEVLNDKYGKLKNIISKEKGRHNIPRLFKVYQEILEILFPIKISSPDTSSNRLIFPWKEKDYDFVIFDEASQIFTENALPSLFRAKKSIIAGDSKQLRPSNYFASKRLGAEIDEEEYNEILEDENYEVIEEKLSTLQDESLLDFALSRFPKTMLKFHYRSNHKELISYSSAAFYDNELYVSDKPNSVELPLEQVLVENGIKLRKEGINPKEAEMVVQLVLKHIKRGETSIGVITTNSQQMKFIEDLIEDEALQNQKLALALNNNSLFIKNIENVQGDERDIIIFSVAFAPDQTGKFINAFGPIGQAGGPNRLNVAITRSKIKMYVVKSINSAIINSQNQNTLIFKKYLEYVEKLQEHELDSKLINAVLSSVNPTVRESSQDSGWSDSEFELEVFEQVNKLLFHLQDRFEIHRQVQQAGYRIDMTVFDKQEKIHILAIEADGAQFHISTREQKMNDYYRQEYLENQGWKFKRILSTHWWDLDGVKRKQFLNEVLEFVNDYLEDH
- a CDS encoding 3'-5' exonuclease encodes the protein MKSLINTNSEKTIDLDREIDLERYVFLDLETTGFSCERDEIIEFGALTFEDNHFIEHNILIKPKSPIPLMISKINNIDDETVKNAKSIEEEFERIVKIISNKVIVAHNKDFDLRFLNANAKRLGYSEFDNLSYCTLKRAKKKLPRLKCHKLDFLAKHFKIPFDETQSHRATYDAWVLKELFLKMVF
- a CDS encoding DUF262 domain-containing protein, which codes for MNKKYNLDFLKISDFLKRENAIFKIPVYQRNYSWNKQVNTLLNDIYDSTLDSGFFIGVIFCSEGKNEEILIVDGQQRLVTISIILSTILKILDRNLKEEAKNETEENKSKTKLLMEDIEECIFKNQKIKNKLKLQTYKDKNILGKVLDKDYSPKNLSNDEKKHKLVDSSKKINDFFKDKDTSDIIEFAKKLLKTNLVCLNLSEFEVNRNELFEAFNSKNEPLKNFDLITNLIFMKIENEELQEKIYREEWENQFQDENGEVSEKFLRDFISMKTLNKAVDKGYDIYERFKNMISKFEAKNNEKLIDEIKKLIREMKKFYEIYNFIKTDSRIKKTYGKLDIDEQRLFEYKFLGVDSADSFIMYLIDRLIDKKLIPGHFDLLIKHITNYLYKKKIMGPTAQNRILFIEILKKCKEEENNEKNNRNWIFDIFTSTIKNHTDKGDNFRNNTNKEFMDSVKIGFKKHEDSKLFFVLLNDNLKTGFKPKTIDEFKNITVEHIVPQAFKKIPEWTELMASEKDTFNLNKISNLTILSEPENSKTGSKIFDKKMKIIPTSIFKINLEMASYKNISDLDEKWFKYLKERYSKTISEIT
- a CDS encoding glycoside hydrolase family 1 protein — translated: MRNLLYIDVCVTGKYNSFALNYFQQAKIDIDFREKDSEILSNAKPDFIAFNYYSTFTVKYVEPNFEYQNKKSFDQQTGFDVPGMFESVKNPNLLANEYGWEIDPIGFKTTLRELYSRYQLPLMITENGVSTREQLNEHNTVEDDYRIKYYHEHILQMRKAISEGVVVISYNPWTAIDLVSSHQGFQKRYGFIYVDRDEHNLKDMKRYFKKSFYWYQELIKNNAKNIK
- a CDS encoding family 1 glycosylhydrolase, with the translated sequence MYHKNFVKQKGKIGPAPNVSMAYPASSKPEDIIAAFNANVMRNWLYTDVCVTGKYNSFALNYFKQAKIDIDFREQDSEILSNAKPDFIAFNYYSTFTVKYVEPNFEYQNKKSFDQQTGFDVPGMFESIMLKNKGAYVARYIDIEKPTH